The following DNA comes from Sulfuriferula thiophila.
TCAGTGCCTTGCGGTATTCGTTTTCGGCCAGTTGGGCAGTCGTCAGTGGTTTGAGCTGTTTGCTGATGCTGCTGTTAGCAGTAATCTGCACAGGATCATTGAGCGGTACTGGTTTGCTCGGTAATACGCTGGGGTTAGGATTGCTGATACCCAATGACAGTGTCAGCGAGGGTGTTAGGGTCGGTATAGTGCTAGCCAGAGTTGGCTGAGCTACTGCCGCTACGGGTACGGCAGGCGGTGGAGCTACTGTCGGAGCCGGTTTGGTTACTGCAGGTACAGCAGCTTGTATGGCGTGGCGCATGATCGGCGGCGTGACGGGTTGCGCTGTATTTGGCCGGCTGTGCCACCATAACCATGCTGCAGCGTTAATAGCGATAAGGCTGGTCAGGCTGACCCAGAACCAGATTGGTATTCCTTTTTTCCGGGGTTGCAGCGGAATGGCGGTAACCTGGCTGAGGGTATCCGCGGTGGGTGCCTGCCGCTGTGCCAGGTCTTGCAACATCTGATTGATTAGACTCATTTAAGTATGACCCATCCAAATCCGGTAGCGAGCATGATGAAGGCGATCGCCAGGTAATACCGGTAATGTACGATTTGCTGTGCGGCTTCAGTGTCCTCGGCAGCGATGCTGATCTGCCTTGCGCCGATTTGATACTCGCCAGTGCCGAAGCTCAGCATCATGGCTTTATGGGCGAGGATGTTGATCAGACGGGGTATGCCGCCACTGGCATGATGCAGGGCCTGCAAGGCTCGTCGAGTGAACACAGGTGGGCCCTGATAGCCGGCAGTGTGCAGGCGATGCGCCACATATTGTCCTAGTTCAGCGAGGTTGAGCGTGCCTAGCTGATAGTGGAAGCTGATACGCTGATTCAGTTGGCGTATGCTGTGGTGCTGTAATTTCTGATCCAGTTCAGGCTGTCCGAGCAGGATGATTTGCAGCAATTTGCGTTTTTCGGTTTCCAGATTGGTGAGCAGGCGCAGCGCTTCCAGCGTTTCGATGGGCATGGCCTGAGCCTCATCCAGACACAGTATGACCTGCTGACCCTGATTGGCGCAGGCCAGCAGCGCTTGCGTAATGGATTTGAGCAGCTGGTGTTGCTCGATATTGGCTGCCGGGCTGAAGCCTAGCTCTTCGGCGAGCGCCAGCATCAGGCTGTGCGGCGTCAGATAGGGGTTTGGAATGTATGCGGTGACAAATTGCGGGGTGGGTTGCGTGGCGTTGATATGCTCGATGTGAGCCAGAAATTGGCGGCACAGTAAGGTTTTTCCGGTCCCAACTTCACCGGTGATCTTGATGAAGCCCTCGCCGGTGCTGATGGCAACCAGCAAGGTATTCAACGCCGCCTGATGGTGGCTGTTGGCTAAAAAGTAACTGGTATCCGGGGTGAGGGTAAACGGATACTCGCGCAAGCCGAAGTGTTCAAGGTACATGACACTCAGCTGCCACCGCGTTGCATGTTCTGGATGCGCTCGCGGCTTTGTAATACATCCTGGGTCCAGTCGCTGCCGCCCTTAACCACTGTGGTCTTAAGCAGGATCACCAGTTCGCGCTTTTGCGAAATACGATTGGTATGTTTGAACAGCGAGCCGAGTAACGGTACGCTGCCCAGTCCCGGCACTTCGGTTTTGTCATCGGTGCTGGCTTCGCGCATCAGGCCGCCGATGGCCACGATGCTGCCGTCCTGCACCCGCACCACGCTGTCGGTTTCGGAGATGGTGCTGGATGCCAGTGGTAGCGTCAACGTGCCCAACGACTGGCCGAGGTTTATCACTTTATTTTTTTCGGTCACATTGCTCACCGAAGGATGAATGTGCAGGGTGATAAGACCTTCATCCGAGATTTGCGGGGTCACATCCAGCGCGATACCTGAGAAGAACGGGCGCAGTGTCACATTCGGCGTGGCCGTATTGGTTGCACTGCCGGTACTGGTTACCGTGGAGGTGACATTGGTGACGAAGAATTCGTCAGTACCGACTTTCAGTATCGCCATCTGGTTATTCAAGGTAGCTATGCGCGGGCTGGAAAGCACACGGGCTGTGCCCTGGGTATCGAGGAAATTCAGTAAAGCAGCAAAGTTATCGGATTGTGCGGCCACATTAAGCAAGCCCGCGCTGGTGTTGATGGCAGTGGACATGCCGGCAGAGAATATGCTGGCCAGCGTGCTATTGGCGACGGGTGTGCCACCGGGTACGCCAAAACTAGCGGGATCGGCACCCACCGAGAATCGGCTTTGTCCGTTGCGGTTGAATGCTGCCCAGTTAATGCCGGTTTGAAAACCATCATTCAACTGCACTTCGATAATTTTTGCTTCGAGCATGACCTGGCGGTCAACGGCCAGTTGCATGGCTTTAAGGTAGTTTTCCACCTGGTGAATTTCCACCGGCATGGCGTGGATCAGCAGGACACCTGATTGCGGATTGACCACCACATTGCGGCCATCTTTATCGCCGATAATGGTAGATAACGAGGTTTTGAGGTCGCCCCAGAAATCAGTTTCGATCGAGGTGGTAATTTTACTGGTTTCGATTGCGCGGCTGTTAGCTGCGCCCGGTGTTGTGGTGGGGATCGCGCCGGGTACTGCTCCCGGTGTGATGGGGCCGTCACTGACAGAGCCTGAAGTCACGCGGATGTCAGAGCTGCCCTTGCGGTGGCCGGCAATGTAATTGAGCTTGAACACCCGGGTCTGCATGGTCATCGGCTGGATGAAAATGCGGCTGCCGTCCACTTTGTAATCATAGCCGTAAAGCTCGCGGATGGCATCCAGTGCTTCAAACACCGTCACGTTTTTAAGATTGACGGACAAATTCCCGGTCAGATCAGGCGGGATCAGCATGCTGTAAGGCGTGCCGGAGACAATGCCCATGAACACCTGGCTGGCAGGCGCATTGTTGATAACCAGATCAAATCGTTGTTCTATCGGCTTGGCTGCTTTCGGCAAGGCAATTTGCAAAGGCGGTAATAAGGCCGCATTTACGGCCGCAGGCTGCATTTTTAACGGGGTTTTGCTTGAGGCAGCAGCTTGGTCCAACTCAGTGTTGATGTGTGCCTGAGTGTTATCGGCTTTGGGTTGCAGTGCGGCGCAGCCGGTCAGATTGAGCACCAGTACAGCCAGTAAACCGGATAAGTAACGGGTAGGGGTAAGTGAGCGGCGTGTGTTCATGATTCTACCTTTAATTGCGGTGAACCGACGGTTGGTGGGTCGATTTTGCGGGTGGGTGCATGCGTTTCTCTACATTGGGAAACAGTTTCAAGGCTGTGAGTCCGGTAGCGGATTTAACAATGACCGCGTTTTCTGTAATTTTCACAATACGACCTTCACTGAGTGTATCGCCCGGCTTGACCATGGTGCCGTTTACCATCGCATAGCGCTGGCTGCCGCGAATGGTAATGGACTGTATCGCTGATCCGGTCGTAGCATTGCCATTTGGGCCAACTGTGGCGATAGAGGCAGGCGGTTGCGTCGGGTCGTGCGGCATATCAGCAAAGCTGGTGGCAGCAAGGCCTGATAACAATGCAGTGCATACCCAGCGGGTGAGCAAGCTTAAATACTGAGCCATGCTTTATCCTGACTTAATGTGTAGAGGCGTAGCGTAAG
Coding sequences within:
- a CDS encoding ExeA family protein; this translates as MYLEHFGLREYPFTLTPDTSYFLANSHHQAALNTLLVAISTGEGFIKITGEVGTGKTLLCRQFLAHIEHINATQPTPQFVTAYIPNPYLTPHSLMLALAEELGFSPAANIEQHQLLKSITQALLACANQGQQVILCLDEAQAMPIETLEALRLLTNLETEKRKLLQIILLGQPELDQKLQHHSIRQLNQRISFHYQLGTLNLAELGQYVAHRLHTAGYQGPPVFTRRALQALHHASGGIPRLINILAHKAMMLSFGTGEYQIGARQISIAAEDTEAAQQIVHYRYYLAIAFIMLATGFGWVILK
- the mshL gene encoding pilus (MSHA type) biogenesis protein MshL, with amino-acid sequence MNTRRSLTPTRYLSGLLAVLVLNLTGCAALQPKADNTQAHINTELDQAAASSKTPLKMQPAAVNAALLPPLQIALPKAAKPIEQRFDLVINNAPASQVFMGIVSGTPYSMLIPPDLTGNLSVNLKNVTVFEALDAIRELYGYDYKVDGSRIFIQPMTMQTRVFKLNYIAGHRKGSSDIRVTSGSVSDGPITPGAVPGAIPTTTPGAANSRAIETSKITTSIETDFWGDLKTSLSTIIGDKDGRNVVVNPQSGVLLIHAMPVEIHQVENYLKAMQLAVDRQVMLEAKIIEVQLNDGFQTGINWAAFNRNGQSRFSVGADPASFGVPGGTPVANSTLASIFSAGMSTAINTSAGLLNVAAQSDNFAALLNFLDTQGTARVLSSPRIATLNNQMAILKVGTDEFFVTNVTSTVTSTGSATNTATPNVTLRPFFSGIALDVTPQISDEGLITLHIHPSVSNVTEKNKVINLGQSLGTLTLPLASSTISETDSVVRVQDGSIVAIGGLMREASTDDKTEVPGLGSVPLLGSLFKHTNRISQKRELVILLKTTVVKGGSDWTQDVLQSRERIQNMQRGGS
- a CDS encoding tetratricopeptide repeat protein codes for the protein MSLINQMLQDLAQRQAPTADTLSQVTAIPLQPRKKGIPIWFWVSLTSLIAINAAAWLWWHSRPNTAQPVTPPIMRHAIQAAVPAVTKPAPTVAPPPAVPVAAVAQPTLASTIPTLTPSLTLSLGISNPNPSVLPSKPVPLNDPVQITANSSISKQLKPLTTAQLAENEYRKALTLTQQGHINEGMESFSLALSLDPHHHAARLTLVGLLIENKRMAEAERRLQDGIALDADQTDLAMILARLQVERGSITDGIATLERSLPYASEQADYQAFLAALLQRNGRHKSAIEHYIVALKKAPQSGVWWMGLGISLKADNQPDKAREAFTRAKATNNLSPDLLAFVNQQLS